Proteins co-encoded in one Siniperca chuatsi isolate FFG_IHB_CAS linkage group LG11, ASM2008510v1, whole genome shotgun sequence genomic window:
- the LOC122883923 gene encoding heterogeneous nuclear ribonucleoprotein L-like isoform X1 — MLFLHERPSRSSHFLHNAARSVFIAFIIFDMVLTSSVHQDNGEDSHRISPSPVVHVRGLCEAVVEADLIDALEKFGPICYVMMMPFKRQALVEFSAVESADRCVSCGAKEPVYIAGQQAYFNYSTSKRITRPTNADNPNSGNKVLLLSIQNPLYPITTDVLYTVCNPIGSVLRIVIFKRNGIQAMVEFESIQCAQKAKAALNGADIYAGCCTLKIEYARPTRLNVIKNDNESWDYTKPYLVRRDRGKGRQRQAILGEHPSSYSDNGYGPPCPLLPLPGNSRYKLTSVDVPDMVSYPLPQSSSSYSGHAPSSVAMVSGLHPSKMNCTRIFNLFCLYGNIEKVKFMKSVPGTALVEMGDEYAVDRAITHLNSIKVFGKRLNVCVSKQHAVIPSQVFELEDGSSSYKDFAMTRNNRFSSAGQASKNIIQPPSAVLHYYNVPPCISQDHLLRLCTEHDVPGFVKFKMFDAKPSSKTISGLLEFDSKTEAVEVLTVLNHYQIRIPNGSNPYTLKLCFSTSSHL; from the exons GATAATGGCGAGGACTCCCATCGTATCTCTCCCAGCCCTGTGGTCCATGTCAGGGGTCTGTGTGAGGCCGTGGTGGAAGCAGACCTGATAGATGCCCTGGAGAAGTTTGGACCCATATG TTATGTGATGATGATGCCATTCAAGCGTCAGGCACTGGTGGAGTTCTCAGCAGTGGAGAGCGCTGACCGCTGTGTGTCCTGTGGAGCCAAGGAGCCTGTATACATCGCAG GCCAACAGGCATACTTTAATTACTCCACATCCAAGAGAATCACCAGGCCGACCAACGCTGACAACCCCAACAGTGGCAACAAGGTCCTCCTGCTGTCCATACAGAACCCCCTCTATCCTATAACCacg GATGTTCTGTACACAGTGTGTAACCCCATTGGCAGTGTGCTGAGGATCGTCATCTTTAAACGAAATGGAATCCAGGCCATGGTGGA GTTTGAGTCCATTCAGTGTGCTCAGAAGGCCAAAGCTGCTCTGAATGGAGCTGACATCTACGCTGGCTGCTGTACGCTCAAGATTGAATATGCAAGA CCAACGCGCCTGAACGTGATTAAGAACGACAACGAGAGCTGGGACTACACTAAACCATACCTGGTCAGACGAG accgTGGAAAGGGCAGGCAGAGGCAGGCCATTTTAGGAGAACACCCATCATCCTACAGTGATAACGGCTATG GTCCCCCCTGCCCCCTGCTGCCTCTGCCTGGCAACAGCAGGTACAAGCTCACCTCAGTGGACGTTCCAGACATGGTGTCCTACCCTCTGCCCCAGTCATCCTCCTCATACTCTGGCCATGCCCCCAgctctgttgccatggtgagcGGCCTCCATCCATCCAAGATGAACTGCACCCGCATCTTCAACCTTTTCTGCCTCTACGGCAACATTGAgaag gTAAAGTTCATGAAGAGTGTTCCTGGTACCGCGTTGGTTGAGATGGGAGATGAGTATGCTGTGGACAGAGCCATCACACACCTCAACAGCATCAAGGTGTTTGGCAAGAGACTCAATGTCTG CGTGTCTAAGCAGCACGCAGTGATCCCCAGTCAGGTGTTTGAGTTAGAGGATGGCAGCAGTAGCTATAAGGACTTTGCCATGACCAGGAACAACCGCTTCAGCAGCGCTGGACAGGCCTCCAAAAATATCATCCAGCCTCCGTCTGCAGTGCTACACTACTACAACGTTCCTCCATGCATATCACAGGACCATTTACTGAGG CTGTGCACGGAGCATGACGTGCCTGGCTTCGTCAAATTCAAGATGTTTGATGCCAAAC CCTCCTCTAAGACCATCTCTGGCTTGTTGGAGTTTGACAGTAAGACGGAGGCTGTGGAGGTTCTTACTGTTCTCAACCACTACCAGATCAGGATACCCA aTGGGTCCAACCCATACACCCTGAAACTGTGTTTCTCCACCTCGTCTCATCTATAA